Within the Meriones unguiculatus strain TT.TT164.6M chromosome 2, Bangor_MerUng_6.1, whole genome shotgun sequence genome, the region ACTCCTTTAGCTCACTCTTGTTACTATATAAGGGACCAATGGTATAAGAACTATCAAGAAAACTGATTTCCAATAATGTTTTATGAAACATCCTGAGTATTTTTCTGATTCATTAACAATACACTTAAATTATTATAATCCTGTTTTCTAATGccttttgtgggtttgtttttttttttttttcagtgctgggattcaaaacCCAGAGCCCCCAGCCCGAGGCTCACTCTTTCAATGCTGTCTTCTACCTTATGCTTTCCCAAAGAGCAGTAAAATCATAAGGGGgttaaaaaaacatgaaattgaAAGTTAAATTTTCAATGTTAAGTTTTGACTAATGTAATAATCACTGTGGAATTGTATTTCCTTATAGTATCAGAAATGTGAAGCTCTCTTGGAACAACTGAAGGCTTCTCAGATAGTGGCTCATCTAAAGCTCCTGCAGGAAGAAATTCATGAGATGAAAGCATGGTCTAACAGGATAACTGAGAAACAGCATATATTGAATAACACATTAACAAACCTTTCTCACGACATTATAAAAGTAGACCAAGGTACAACCTCCATGGCCAAAGATGTGGGTCTCAAGATTACAAGTGTGAAAACAGATATACGGCGTATTTCTGGTTTGGAAACTGAAGTCTCCTCGTTAACAGATGCTGTGCAAGAACTGGAAAATAAAGTCAAAAAAGTGGACACAGCTACAGTAGAAAGTATAGGTGATCTTCTCTCGAGTAGCATTGACCGAACAGCTGTACTCCGCAAGACCGCAAGTGAGAACTCAAGGAGAATTGACTTAGTCACAAAGAGGCTTGCTGAGCTCCAGGATGATTTCGACAAGCACACGGATAGATTTTTAGGCTTAGAAAGTGACAGGGCTAAAGTCCTGAAGGCAGTGAGTTTCGCAAATGATCTAAAACCAAAGGTGTCTCACCTGAAGAAGGACTTCGCGCGTTTGGAGCCACTGGTAAATGACTTAACACTCCGCATCGGGAGGCTAGGTTCTGACTTGattcaaagagagaaagaaattgcGTTCCTAAAGGAAAAAATATCTAATTTAACAGTAGTCCAAGCTGAGATTAAGGACATTAAAGATGAGATAACCCGTATTTCAGATTAGTTTGATATTATTCAGATTAgagataactttttaaaaatgagattgcTGTTGTGAATTGATTGATGAGAAATACTGATATTTTTGGAATAAATGCCATTTTGTGTTTGATGATATTTTgctctgtaatttttttaatttttttgatgtatgtgtgggtgtgtgcctgtgtgggccAGACTgaattggatcccctggagctagagtttcgAGCTATctgatgtgggagctgggaacagaacttgggtcctctggatgagTAGCAGGCAGTCCTAACTGCCGAGCAGTCTCTCCAACCTCCAGTAATAACTTGAAACAGATTGAACATTCAAACTTACAAAGTAATTATGG harbors:
- the Ikbip gene encoding inhibitor of nuclear factor kappa-B kinase-interacting protein isoform X2, with protein sequence MSEVKSRKKPGPKGPAAEPEKRSDGGKNLEARGGAGWADPRTGLSLLSLATSLGLAWLLFQQSEKFVKLENQYRLLQIESSDFQGLQSKISLISNKYQKCEALLEQLKASQIVAHLKLLQEEIHEMKAWSNRITEKQHILNNTLTNLSHDIIKVDQGTTSMAKDVGLKITSVKTDIRRISGLETEVSSLTDAVQELENKVKKVDTATVESIGDLLSSSIDRTAVLRKTASENSRRIDLVTKRLAELQDDFDKHTDRFLGLESDRAKVLKAVSFANDLKPKVSHLKKDFARLEPLVNDLTLRIGRLGSDLIQREKEIAFLKEKISNLTVVQAEIKDIKDEITRISD